The nucleotide sequence GGCCGCAGGTCCAGTTCGAAGGTCCAGGCCGAGCGCGGTTGGCGGGTGATGTGATAGATCGACTCCGCGATGGCGTCCGGCTGCAGAAAGAAGTCGTCCGGTTTGTCCGGCATCCTTTCGCGGGTGCGCGGGATATCGATCACGCCATCGACAATGGCGATCGCCACATGGATGCCTTCCGGTCCGAGTTGTCGCGCCAGCGACTGGGCCAGGCTGTACTGGGCCGCCTTGGCCGCGGCAAAGCCGGCAAAGTTGGCGCCGCCCTTCTTGCTGGCGGTGGCCCCGGTGATCACGATATTCCCGCCGCCGGCGCTACGCATGCCGGTGAGCACCGCGCGTACGCAGTTGAACAGGCCGAACGCATTGCTGCGCCAGGCGGATTCGAAATGCTCGGGGCCAATCTGATCGATATTGCCGAATACCGCGCCACCACCGTTATAGAGCAATGTGTCGACGGCTCCCAGGTCTTCGGCGATCGCCGTGAACACGCGCTCGACCTGTTCGCCGTCGCCCACATCGCAGGGATAAGCGACGGCACCGTCGATATTGTCCGCCAGTTCGTTGAGACGTTCGTCATTGCGCGCCAACAGCGCAACCCGATAACCGGCGGCCGCGAACCGTTGCGCCAGCGCCCGGCCGTTGCCGGGTCCGGCACCGGGGATGACACACACGGGCTGGGTCATGACGCACTCCTGAGCAAAGCCGTTGATTTATTGTGTACTAGGGCCTGTTGCCGTTTCGTTCGAGTCCGCGCCAAGCGCTGTTTTGCGGCAAGACGAGGCGTAGCGAACGTGGCGTAGTCATTCTACGCGAGAGAGCTACAACGCTGGATTGCCGCAAAACAGCGCTTGTCCCTTCGGGTTGGGCCGCAAATCGCGCCCGGCGGCGTTACAAGTCTTGATCGTGGCACACCACGATCGGCGACTCGCGCCTTGCCGGACACGATTTGCGGTCTCCAACGCGGCACGTGTACGAAACGGCAACAGGCCCTGACATCCCCGGACATCGTGGGTCGAGTTTTTCAGTCCACTTCGGCCTCGTGGCCCCGGGCCTCCAGCCAATCGCGCCGGTCGGCGGCGCGTTTCTTGGCCAGCAGCATGTCCAGCATCTCGTCGACATTCGCGCTCGCCTCGGCCGAGGGCTCGATGCCGAGCTGGACCAGACGACGCGTATCCGGCGCCATGGTGGTCTCACGCAGCTGCAAGGCGCTCATCTCGCCGAGGCCCTTGAAGCGGGTGACGCTGATCTTGCGCTGTTTCTTCTCGTTCTCCAGGCGCTTGAAGATGGCGTCGCGCTCGTCGCGATCCAGCGCATAGAACACCTCCTTGCCGGCGTCGATGCGAAACAACGGCGGCATCGCGACAAAGACGTGTCCGTGGGCCACCAAGGGCCGGAAATGCTTGACGAACAGCGCGCACAGCAGCGTGGCGATGTGCAGGCCGTCGGAATCGGCATCCGCCAGGATGCAGATCTTGTTGTAGCGCAGCCGGGTGAGGTCGGCCGAGCCGGGATCGAGGCCAAGCGCGACCGAGATATCGTGGATCTCGTTCGAGGCCATGATGTCCGCCGGCTCGACTTCCCAGGAATTGAGGATCTTGCCGCGCAGCGGCATCACTGCCTGGAAGTTGCGATCGCGGGCCTGCTTGGCCGAGCCGCCGGCCGAGTCGCCCTCGACCAGAAACAGCTCGGACCGCGCCGGGTCATCGGTCACGCAGTCGGTGAGCTTGCCGGGCAGCGCCGGGCCCTGGGTCACCTTCTTGCGCTTGACCTTCTTGGCCGAGCGCGCCCGTGCCTGGGCATTGCCGATGATCTGCTGGGCCAGGGTTTCGCCGGTTTCAGCGTGCCGGTTCAGCCATAGCGAGAACGCATCCTTGACCGCGCCGGACACGAAGCCACTGATATCGCGCGACGACAACCGCTCCTTGGTCTGGCCCGAGAACTGCGGCTCGTTCATCTTCACCGACAGCACATAGGTGCAACCCGACCAGACATCCTCCGGGGCGATCTTCACACCGCGGGGCAACAGGTTGCGGAATTCGCAGAATTCGCGCACGGCTTCCGTCAGGCCCGATCGGAGGCCGTTCACGTGCGTACCACCTGCAGCGGTCGGAATCAGGTTGACATAGGACTCGGCCACCGCATCCACGCCCGGCTGCTCGGGCGCGATCCAGGTCAGGGCCCAGTCGACCGCCTGGCCGCCCTCGTTCACGCCCCCCGTGAAGGCCGGCGAGATGACGGTGTCCACGCCTTCGAGCGCATCCGCCATGTAATCGGCGAGCCCGTCGGCATACTGCCAGACGAGGTCTTCCTCGGCCGCCTCGTCGACGAAGCGCACGCGCAGATTCGGGCACAACACGGCCTTGGCGCGCAGCAGATGCTTGAGGCGGCCGGTCGCGAAGCGCGGGCTGTCGAAATAGCTCTCGTCGGGCGAGAACTTGAGCATCGTGCCGGTCTTGCTCTTCGCACAGCTGCCGATCTCGGTCAGATCCTGGGTCTTGTAGCCGCCGGCGAAACGCATTTCGTAATGCTTGCCGCCGCGCCAGACCTGCACGATCAGTTCGGTGGACAGGGCGTTGACCACCGATACGCCCACCCCGTGCAGACCGCCGGAGAACTGGTACTGCTTGTTCGAGAACTTGCCGCCCGCGTGCAGCCGCGTGAGGATCAGCTCCACTCCGGAGACGCCGTGCTGGCTGTGGGTATCGACCGGCATGCCGCGGCCGTCATCGACTACCGACAGGCTGCCATCGGCATGCAAGGTGACGTCGATCGCCTTGGCGTGCCCGGCGAGTGCTTCGTCCACGCTGTTGTCGATGACTTCCTGGGCCAGATGATTGGGCCGCGCGGTATCGGTATACATGCCCGGCCGCTTGCGAACGGGGTCGAGTCCGGTGAGGACCTCGATATCGGCGGCATCGTATTGACTGGCCATCCACGCCTCGTGAAAAACGAATAGTCGTACCGGCCGGCACGTTAAGCGTTTGGCCCGACCGTGGCAAGATGAACCACGATCGCGCCATCGGCATAAGCTTGCATGACACGCTAAACTTCCGGCGCAATCACCCGGGCCTTCCTGTCATGAGTAAAGCCAAATCCGATAACGCGGCAACCGCCGAAGCCGACACGACCGACGCCCCGCCGCTGGCGGCCTTCGAGAGTTCGGTCGCGGAACTGGAGTCGCTGGTCGAGTCGCTTGAGGCCGGCGATATCAGCCTCGAACAGGCCCTGGCCAAGTTCGAGCGCGGTGTCACGCTCGCGCGCCAGTGCCAGACCATGCTCAAGAGCGCGGAACTGCGGGTCGATCAACTGGTCGGCCAGGCGCCGGACGAGCATACCGAACCGTTCACCGGCCCCGCCGAAGACGCCGTCGACTGAACCGCTCGGCGCCGGGCGATACATCACTGCAGTATGCGGTCGGAGTGCGATGCGGGCGTGGGCCGGATGTCATCGCGAGCCTGAAACAGGCGCACACCAGCCTTGCCTTCATGCTTGACGCGATACAAGGCGGAATCGGCATTGTGCATGAGTTCGTCGGCGTCGCCACCGTGCTCGGGGTAAAAGGCAATGCCCAGACTCGCGCTGATTGCGACATCGATTTCCCCGGTTGATGTGGGCACCGCGATGGGCGCCGAAAGGGCGTCGAGCAGGTCGCGACAACGGGCCAGACACGACGGCTCGGATTCGACGTCCTCGATCAGGAGGGCGAACTCGTCACCGCCGAAGCGCGCGGCCGTGTCGACATCCTGCAGCGTCTGCTCGAGCCGGCGCGCCACGTGCTCGAGCACGACATCGCCCGCGCGATGGCCGTAGGCATCGTTGACCGGCTTGAAGCCGTCCAGATCCATGTAGCCGATCGCGAAACGCCCGGACCGACGGCGCGCGCGTTTGGTCATGCTGCTCAAGCGATCCACGAACAACAGGCGGTTGGGCAGCCCTGTGAGCGCGTCGTGCGTGGCCAGATGCTGGGCGCGCGCCTCGGCGCGGCGCCGGATGTCGATCTCGCCACGGAGTTGGGTGTTCACCGCGTCCAGTTCGTCGCGCGCGCGCCGCAGCGCCCGGCGGCTGTCGTACAGCTCGACGAAATTACAGACCTTGGCCTGCAACAGGCGTTCGTCGATCGGTTTCGTGATGTAGTCCACGGCGCCCAGGCGATAGCCCTTGAGGCGATCCATGTCGTCGCTCGAATCCGCGGTGACGAAGATTACGGCCGTATCGCGTGTGGATTGTTCCCCGTTGAGCAGTTCCGCGACTTCCATGCCGTCCATGCCGGGCATCTGCACATCGAGCAGGATCAAGGCGAACTCGTGATCCAGGCAG is from Salinisphaera sp. LB1 and encodes:
- a CDS encoding SDR family NAD(P)-dependent oxidoreductase, coding for MTQPVCVIPGAGPGNGRALAQRFAAAGYRVALLARNDERLNELADNIDGAVAYPCDVGDGEQVERVFTAIAEDLGAVDTLLYNGGGAVFGNIDQIGPEHFESAWRSNAFGLFNCVRAVLTGMRSAGGGNIVITGATASKKGGANFAGFAAAKAAQYSLAQSLARQLGPEGIHVAIAIVDGVIDIPRTRERMPDKPDDFFLQPDAIAESIYHITRQPRSAWTFELDLRPFAERW
- the parE gene encoding DNA topoisomerase IV subunit B, which codes for MASQYDAADIEVLTGLDPVRKRPGMYTDTARPNHLAQEVIDNSVDEALAGHAKAIDVTLHADGSLSVVDDGRGMPVDTHSQHGVSGVELILTRLHAGGKFSNKQYQFSGGLHGVGVSVVNALSTELIVQVWRGGKHYEMRFAGGYKTQDLTEIGSCAKSKTGTMLKFSPDESYFDSPRFATGRLKHLLRAKAVLCPNLRVRFVDEAAEEDLVWQYADGLADYMADALEGVDTVISPAFTGGVNEGGQAVDWALTWIAPEQPGVDAVAESYVNLIPTAAGGTHVNGLRSGLTEAVREFCEFRNLLPRGVKIAPEDVWSGCTYVLSVKMNEPQFSGQTKERLSSRDISGFVSGAVKDAFSLWLNRHAETGETLAQQIIGNAQARARSAKKVKRKKVTQGPALPGKLTDCVTDDPARSELFLVEGDSAGGSAKQARDRNFQAVMPLRGKILNSWEVEPADIMASNEIHDISVALGLDPGSADLTRLRYNKICILADADSDGLHIATLLCALFVKHFRPLVAHGHVFVAMPPLFRIDAGKEVFYALDRDERDAIFKRLENEKKQRKISVTRFKGLGEMSALQLRETTMAPDTRRLVQLGIEPSAEASANVDEMLDMLLAKKRAADRRDWLEARGHEAEVD
- a CDS encoding exodeoxyribonuclease VII small subunit, whose translation is MSKAKSDNAATAEADTTDAPPLAAFESSVAELESLVESLEAGDISLEQALAKFERGVTLARQCQTMLKSAELRVDQLVGQAPDEHTEPFTGPAEDAVD
- a CDS encoding diguanylate cyclase domain-containing protein; the encoded protein is MSDPEHSDQPASKVLVVDDLYANRVAMRRVLKHLDVSVIEAGSGNDALAACLDHEFALILLDVQMPGMDGMEVAELLNGEQSTRDTAVIFVTADSSDDMDRLKGYRLGAVDYITKPIDERLLQAKVCNFVELYDSRRALRRARDELDAVNTQLRGEIDIRRRAEARAQHLATHDALTGLPNRLLFVDRLSSMTKRARRRSGRFAIGYMDLDGFKPVNDAYGHRAGDVVLEHVARRLEQTLQDVDTAARFGGDEFALLIEDVESEPSCLARCRDLLDALSAPIAVPTSTGEIDVAISASLGIAFYPEHGGDADELMHNADSALYRVKHEGKAGVRLFQARDDIRPTPASHSDRILQ